The sequence below is a genomic window from Capsicum annuum cultivar UCD-10X-F1 unplaced genomic scaffold, UCD10Xv1.1 ctg80546, whole genome shotgun sequence.
CTTCGTTGTGCATCAGACAAgcctttctttaatttttaccaAGTCCATTCCTGCATTAGCAAAACAATATGTTAATTTCTAGTTTAGATCAACTTCCTATTGCATAGTTGAAAGTATAGATCAGCCCTCAGGTTAATTTGATAGTAGTTTAGTCTATTAAATCCTCTCGATATTCTTGCTGTCTATTTCTTTAGTACCATAATGTTCATAGTGAATTTGACATTGACTCCATGACCGATAGTTCTTATGCCTAATTCCATTCTGTATTTGCTTGGAAATTTTTATGAGTGCTTCCATAATGTCTATGGTGAATTTACATTTACCCATAACTTTTGGTAACAATCGTACCTTAACTTCATTTGGCATGAAACAAACACGAACACAGTCGCAACACACACACTCGCGCATCACTGGATTCTGCAGCCATTTGCATTCTCTTCGCTTAAGGCACTGTAATAGGAGTGAGGCATTGGCGACGATGATGGTGGCCCCTGATACTAATCAGATGACAAAGGAGGGGAGATGAGCTAGTACTATCACTCGACCACAATGGTGGTGTCAGTGCAGGTAGAGGTTGATAACTGGGGGTGCTGTGCTCCCTACCCTAATCCTCTGTTGCTTTTTCCAATTCAACATTCCAATATTAATATACAAATCTTAATACGTTTGATTTTACTGAGTATAGCTTATACAACGCTTATTCCAGTGCGGTTCTTACTTCTCTCATTACATGTTCTCTTCCTGCTTGATGGGGCtttataaatttgaagaataTCAGTGAGGTACTCCTATAGGCATAACTCCGCCTCTGTTAGCTCGCTCACATTGCCGGTCCCAAGCCCGGAAAAAGGAGGAGGGTTGCCGTAGGTTGGCAGCCAATGTAAAATTTTCCAATCCATGAGTAGtcctcataataaaataatagtaaatgaaGACTTGAAGATTCATATAGCTGATTCCAACTTGTTTGGGATGAAGgcgtagttgttgttgtatgcacaATATTGGATGGAGAAGTTGTACAATTCAGGACCAGCTTAACTAAAGCCCCATTAGTGTTGTAGAATTTTCTGATTACTCAAGTTTAGTTTCTCTGTTATTTATTGTTCTCAATTCCGCTGAAAATTTTATGTCTGAGAATATATGGGGCTTTGATCTGCCGGGAAAAATTCACAAGGTGCTTTCAAGTTGAACTAAACAACGTGAATTGAAGGATGGATACTATGTCGTTGTCCAGATGGTAGACGAGAATATGATGCAAGTTGCCAGTGAAGGACACTGCTCCTTTCCTGTGGGTGAATCTTGAATTGGATTTTTGATGTCACTGGTCACCTGTATGGCCTTGTAGGCAGGGGCAGACATAGTGTTACTTCATCGGAACACAATAGTTTGAGTAAAGATATTGAACCTGTGATAGAATCTCGAATTGAAAACCGTTACGCTTAAATTCCAGATCTGCCTCTGTTAGCTGGGGTTGGTTGGATAGTATATGACAGAACAAACAATATTTGTCAGAGGAGCTTGTCTTTAGTATCGTTTACCTCAGGTTGGATGAGCGTACTTTTATTCTCAAGTCCTCTTAAAGGTAAAATCATTCTTGTTTGTGTACAGTGTGAAATGCTGAACACATTGTTGTTCATCGCGAACTTCAGCCACAACCTTAAGTGCATTGCATTATGGAAACTGATTTCTGTTGTTACTTTCTGGTGCTTAGGCTGAGCATATGTTATATCATCACAGATGCGTGTCACTTTGTCTTGAGTTTTTGTATTCTGTAGTGTCTAAAGTGGACGCATTTCATCCTATTTACTTCATGAAGACATCACTTAACGGtggcacttttttttttttgcctgcAGAGTACaaagtgaattttgataaaagtaGTTACAATGATCGCGCTAATCATATAGCGCATCCTGGTTAGTGATTGACATCCGTGCTGTGAAACCTAAAGGTTGATTGAGAAGACGCTGAGAACTTAAAGACGCCAAAGATTCAGTGAACGAGCTCTCCAGAGGGCTAGTGAAGCTCATGGTATGAATCTTCCGAGGTTAGTATTTGAGTTTACAAGATGACATATAAATAACTTCTATGCATCAATGGGACTGATCAAGGATATGTATCTCAATAGTTGTCGAATCTTTCAACAAGTCACTTAAAGgaaaaatgaacaacaaaaagttgcattagtttttttttcctttaataacCGAGAAATTGTGGGCAGGGGAAGGGGAAATGGAGAATCGAACCCTCACCAGCAAGGTGAACATTTAGGAAGTCAATCAGCTGAGCTACTAAGATTCTCCTGTGTTGATATTACAAAACTAGAATATTTAAACAACTATGAGTAAATTTACATAGTTACAAGAGAAGTTGACTAATAGATCtagcacatcacacacacacacacacacacacaaagacATATATGGCACCATATCATACTATTATGCAGCCATTTACATTCTCGTCACTTAAGAAACTATGATAGGTGATAGGCATTGATGGCGATGATGATGATTGTGGAGATGGTGGTGGCTGAAAATACTCAGAAGGCAAAGGAGGAGCTGATGGAAAAGCATGCGCGCTACACCAATTTTCCATGTGGGGAGGCAGGCAATGGCCGCAACAACAGTTTATTCTATTCACACAACGAGAACCAAAACTAGTATTACCACTGTGGCAACATCCATGATGACTATGAGTACGGCGATTTATATCAGCATGATCACCACAACACGACGAATAAGCCCCACAAAATCCACCACCATTTACATTCTTGGTAGTACTAATCTCCAAGATTTTGTCATCACTAGGtaattcatttcttgattctcctTGGAAACTCAACTTGATAGTTTCTGTCAACTCTATAGTTTGCAATCCTGGGATTCTAGACAATTGCTCTAGTCGAGTAATAATGTCAGGATCATTCAGTGGGTTAATCACTTTTGATTGTGTGATAATCTGAACATGTTTCGAATCATGTCCTTCCTCGAACCCTGCATGAAAGCGGGATGCTTTGTGCACCTGGTTACCGTTTATCGGAATCCCTGGTACCCATAAAAGTTCTGGTTTTCTCCCAAGTTTTTCTAACATGGTCATAATTGTTGCAGGATCAACTGTGCCTGAAATGACTAAATTTCCaagcttttcatcaattttcactGAATGAACACATTGGATTTTAGCAACTTGTTTTTCAATTCCTTCTCACAAATCTTGCACTGTATTTTCAGCTTCAAAGCAAATTTGTTTGGATAAACCAATGAATTTGCCATTTTGAAAttgcaaagtttttttttttcctctctaaGAAATAGAGGTGTTAAATTGTAAGTTATAATTTCCTCTAAGTTGCTTTTTTGAAATACTTATAGGTAAATGGATAGCTCGGTGTACTAAAGTTCTCACTATGTGCGGAGTCTGAGGAAGGTTCagaccacaaggatctattgtatgCATAGTATAGCCTTACCCCAATTTTTGCAAGAGACTGTTTCCACGACTTGAACTAGTGCTTGAAATACTTATAGATAGACTGACAAAAGGCTGTGTATAAATAGACCTTAGCCTTACACCACATTTCTGCAAGAGATTGTTTCCACGACTTGAACTCGTGTTTAATATACTTATAGATAAATCGACAAAAGGCTGCGTATAGTAGACCTTGTTATTTATAgtgtttcgggtacaagaatctgtataaatgcaacaccaacttcaacacaagttcatgtataaacaagaacacttaggaagttctttaacaccttcaacacaagattactaataatctatccaagaagttgGTTAATTtccagaaataagatgaaacagaatttgtaaggccaagtcccctgacttcacggagtgtccttaaggaataattcccctcactgtacccgaggttatggaatcttcctcccaggataaaatggccttcaatccgaacaatagcgatacctcaaattgttggattcaacgaactcactcaacaacttaatgatcacacagagtttttgttaATAACAAGAGAGTTTTTGCTGTCAAAATTGATACCAATACCTGAGGAaaatatcaggtatttatagcttTAAGTGTAtcctttcagaaaggatgcattggttcagcagaaAGGCACCTTTTCTACAACAGTCATGTCCCTTAGACTGCGCTGGACTTGTGCCCGAAGACCCTACAGTGCGAAACAGTGTGCCTTTTctcgaagggtcgcatcccttcgtGATGTGCGTTGCGTATGCGTTGGAATGGCGTCTGAAATGCGTGCGCATTTTGGaggaaaattcattatttttcaaatcCGAAACTGAGCGAGCGCCGACAAAGACGGCGCGAGGCATCACCTAGTTCTTGTCTCACTATtcatgtggagttagtgttccttattttaaacacttacaagttcccttctcctaccaatgtggaagaaagagtgaactttttaatttgggagtacactttctaaattagtgtctcccttctctccactatttttcctccattttccattcacatatacCTTGAACCCAACAGACCCTACCTTACACCACATTCTGCAAGAGACTGTTTCCACCACTTGAACTCGTGTTTGAAATACTTATACATAGACCAACAAAAGGGTGCATATAATAGACCTTAGCCTTACACCACATTTCTGAAAGAAGTTGTTTCCAAGATTTGAACTGGTGTTTGAAATACCTATAGATAGACCGTCAAAAGGCTGTGTATAATAGACTTTAGCCTTACACCATATTTTTGCAAgagttttttttataatttgaactcGTTCTTGAAATACTTATAGATAGACCGACAAGAGGCTGCGTATATAATAGACCTTAGCCCTACAccacatttctgcaagaggctgttttcACGACTTGAACTCGTGTTAGAAATACTTAGATCGACAAAAGGCCGTGTCTAATAGACGAAGCCATATTATAATGATAATTTACCTGATAGTGTAGGATATTTTATACACTAACAGAGACAAAGCCACCTTATGATTAGGGGGTTCATTGAATCTCCTTCGGCAGTCAGATTTTCACAAAAACATTTTGTAATTTGGATGAAACAAAACTTACAGTAGTTGTATGACGcctcttttagtttttttttataaataacataaataccaaccttttggaagtaattactctctcttccacttttttaattactttactctctttcTATATTAATAGACATAACATAgctgacatatacatagcattctgtgtatatgttgagatttttgtaatatatttagggagttggaattttttgtaatattgaaaacataaattgtgtatttgtgtaatttttagtttagtttttgaaTAGAGGTTATATGGTCTGTCAGCACGGGTCcaatgtgaaaaatatttttagattacttattgtaatttataatactttttacgtaatttttaaatgatatatgttacattctctttctcaatttgtatggtattgatacaattttggaaagttaactaaatttttatatattcttaaaaatattttaaattattaattattatgattattgtaCTTTTTCTTTCGACTCAATTTATGTGacagtaataaaatttagagagtcaaccaaaatttttttacgtcttttaaattattttaaattgttaattattatgatttataatatttttacgtaattttcaaatatataatagattaaaatggaaagtaaaataaacaaatataaaagacAATACCTAAGTAGACAACACAAGAAAATATGTCGATCTGCTACCTGCATATCATTCTTTATAAGTGAGGAAATAAATCACAAatgtcaatttaagtgacacttaaatgatcataataactaattaagtgtgatatagtaaaattacgattgaagcagcgacacagtagacatgtcttaaatgacttatttgtgaaaaaatttaagtgagtctcatataagacgttAACTTAGTTTAAAACATcgagaattaatttatcattttatgtctatttcatcctttttattaaatattattaattttttaataacagatgattcataataattaattaaaaacgacatttagtaaaattataattgaagcaACTGCAACACCACATATCATAAACgacaatttttcctttttaattaaatattattaattttttaatctataaaatactgataataattaattagaagttgtataataaaattacaattgaagcaactgaaacaaacatgttataaatgtctatttctcttttttttaattaaatattattaattttttattacataaatagttgggtttaattggtgtgagtgaaaaatggagggacacaacccttcGAGGAAAAGACACTGTTTCAGAAAAGGGGTGATTGTTCGGTCGGatgtgactgttcagaaaagacatgTTGTTTCGAAATGGACATACATGATTATTTAGAAATGACAGACCTTTccgatgaaccattgcctccttttcGAAGAGACACTTAatgactatataaacctgtattttttCCATTGGTTTAGTATGAAAATTTCTGCATTGAAAATCACTTttctacttctaaaaactctttgtgatcatctcctgttgagtgagttcgaagaaaattAGAAGGTTTGAGGTACTAGTACATTCTGATTGTACTTGAGGAGAATTATTTCTTTAATGACACTCCATGAATTCGGAGGGCTTGATTTATTctgcttcatcttttttctttaaaataaaataacacacttctttgatagttcatattgaacttgtgttgaacgtgttgaaaaacttcataagtgttcttgatttaatcttaaacttgtgttgaagttgttttgacataatacagattgtgtacccgaagTAACATAAATAACTTATACTCCCTCCTGGCCTAGTTTGACttgcacggagtttaagaaaataaaaaagacttttgaatcttgtggtcttaaacagtGGAGGACCAAGGGAGTTCAAAATCGGAAAATATAGGCATACGAACTAGTTgaaggggttcaacatcaattatatatacataattttttttttattattattattatataaaaatagtagtataatttttcgtcgaagggggttcagatGAATCCCCTATTTAtaaggtggctccgccactggtcttaaattagagttattttaaatatatcaaaatgtccaTTCATTTTCCGGTCTTAAACATGTTaagtggaaagttaaaattaaaaaattatccaaaaagaaaaaaattgttcattttaaaatgaaggaagtaataattaattagaagagAATATAATAAAACTAGAAAACATATGATGAGCAAGCATCTGGAAGCTAgcgctttaatttttttttttttctttctagtgAAACAGGCAAACTTTTATTAACAAATTCAAGAATAGAGTATGAGATTATTAATCATTATAGCACTGATTTAGGCGTCCACTTGAACGTTTAATGGGTCTCCCCATATTTAACGATAGGGGCATGGTCTGTAATTTAAGAGAAAAGAATGGGCAGTTATTCGTAAGGTCCAACCAATTAAGCAAACCTTGCAAAATGTCGAATGCGCCTCCATACAACAAACATTTTTTACTATATAAATGGATCCTCTGTTTATTTATTCCTCAGTTTTCGCTTTGGTGTCGACAGTTTTGAGTTAattatattttgcataattattgaaatttCTGAGTTTgagtctatcgagatacataattagctcccaatacaCCTAAcaaacgaagatacatttttttatattattagctcaatatactttttttatttttgatatgttGAGATGCATGATACaacttgtaaagatacataattagctcctgatacattcAACGAAGAAGCGTAATTAGTTGGGGTTTTTGTAGTTAGTTTGTAAGGGTGGGGATTTgcgtaaatatgataagttaaaggtgtatgtttatgttactCTTCCTTGGACTCCGTGCTAGCGGGGGCTTCTGTACATCGATCTGGCCTCTTTTTGTTGTTATATATCTACTCATATTTTGAGGCAGAAGAACTCACAGAATTAATAATATGAATCAAGACACTGAAAATTTATTATGCTTTGTTTATTGATCTCAAATACTGTAACTGTTATGTCTGCCTATGTTCTGAATAGAAGAATATTAAGTGGGCAGACTGGTGAACTAAAGCTTTCGTTATGCTAGGGGTTCGGGAAAGGACCGGATAGTAAAGGTTTATTGTATATAATCTTACCTTACATTCCTGCCAAAGGCTGTTTCCAACCGGTTAATCCAAGGCCCCCCTTCATAGAAGAATatgatagaaaaaaattattgtgttttgtttagaGATCTCCTTACTGTCACTTTTTAGTTGCCTGGTGAACTAAAGCTTCATATATCTGCTTATAATTCGAATAGACAAATTTGACTCTGCAAGATTTGGTGTTTATACTACtaaaaaaagtgaatttttgatgGAATTTGTTGGAAATTGGCTCGTTGGAAACATTTATGACGAGCTTCCATTGAAAATATAGGACAAGCCAATTTCTAACGGGATGTTTGTCCAAAATTTGTTAATTTTTAGCGATGATTAATGATTTAGTTataggaaacaacctctctatttcttcggaggtagtggtatggactgcgtactttttaccctccctagaccccactttgtgggaatacacttggtatgttgttgtgtCTGCTTATATTTTGAATAGAAAACTCATAGAAGAATATGATGACAAaaatttgttgtgttttgtttacAGATCTCTTCTGCTGTTAGATCTTAGTGATCTTAATGAACTGTTATGTCTGTTTATGTTTTGAATGGAAGAATATGACTCTGCAAGATTTGTTTTGTTCACTACTAAACGAAAAAGCAAATTTCCAACGGGATGTAACAATGACTTGTTGATTTTGTTGCGGTATGTActcaaaagaagataaaaaaattgtTGATTTTGACTTGTTATTGCAGAAGGCAGCTGCTCCTAGATGTACCTTATTGTTAAGCTTTATACTATAACTATCTTAGATCTGAGATCTTGACCCAACCCGCGCCCGTAAACTTTAAATCCTTAATCTACCTCAACGGCTTACATCTTGGTTTAGAACTGTTAAATATGTGCATAACAGGCACAGTTTGTGCAACAATGGACACCAAGGTGAGGTATCTACATGAAATCTTTTGGAAGCTTAGGGTCGGCTATGCATTTCACCGaatatcaaaattgatttttAGCAGTTATGGAACAATCCAGATGATGGTGCTCTATTTTATTGTTAAGCTTCATATGATGTCCTTAGATAAGAAAATAGAGGATTTTGATAAAGCggatagttttttttgtttttttataggATAATGTTTTCAGGTCTGATTAGCTATTGCTATGATCAGCAATCTTGGGAAACAATGTCGAAATCTTCCAAGAGCATTGCTCTCAGGATGAAAGTACACTGCAAGGATTGTGGAGTGGAACTAAAAAAGCAGCTGAAAGAGGTGAACGGTGTTGATTCAGTTGACATTGATCATAAACTTGGGAAAGTAGTCATTTCAGGCAAAGTAGATCCTGAAAAAGTCCTACGCAAGCTTGAGAAGCGTGGGAGAGAAGCCGAGCTTTGGccatgtgaaaaattaaaagtGAATGATCCACCGAGTGGTTCGAACATTGTGGAGGTCAAGCTATTTGATAACCCAAGATTGCATAATGTGGAGGTCAAGCTGACTTTCCAAGGACAATCAACAAGTAATAACACTGGGATAACACAATCAAAAGTGCTTCCACATGGTGGTGGTGGTCGACTTTGTTCTGCGTCTTCATCATGTTGTGGTTGCAATCATGGTAATACTAGATTTGGTTCTTGTTATGCCAATAACAGAAACAACTATTGTTACCATAATGTACCGGCTACACAACCGGAGATGCTTCCACATGGTGGTGGACTTTGTTTTGCATCTTTGTCGTGTTGTGGTGGCCACGGTGGTAATTATACTCATTCTGGTTCTTATTGTGCGGATAACAGAAACAACTATTCTTGCCATTGCCTGCGGCCGCTGCCAATGGGATACATTCCTCATCCACTTATGATGCAGCCACCATGGTCAGGTGATCGTACTATTCCATCAGCTCCTCCTTTGCCGTCCGACTATTTTCAGCCACCGGCATCACCACCTTCATACTTGTCAGTGCGTCCTTCCTATTACAGCGTCTTAAGCGACGAGAACACGAATAGATGTATAATCCAAtgatgtgtgtatgtgtgtgcgcgcgcgcAGTTGTTTGTGTGTATATTTCATGTTATACTATGTGGTAAAGGTccaattttcaacaaataaaagtaaaaagaatAAACAAGGGGTGGAGGAAATACAGAAAAGTTTAGCAGTAATAGTTCATGTAAAATTTTCGCCGTTCTCATGACAACTACTACGTTGGTTGTAACGtgccttttcttttttgatgatTGTGAAGTTTGCTCATTTCGTGAATATTGCCCCTTTGTTGAtatagtaatttatttttaaccttGTCTGTTACGATCATGACCATGAAAAGCACCAATCCAAGCAAGTAAATCTTAATGGCTTCTTTGAAACCCCAATTTCTGGTCCGTTCAGTTAATTCCGGTGCGCATGCTTGAGGATTTCTTTGTTCTTGTTGCGACTTCCCTCTTTCCCAGTCACTTTTGAGTATTTGATAAGGGGTCAATTGCAGATggtattaatttttgaatgttgttataTTTGGTAGCTTTTGTTTCGTTATTGTTCCTTTCCCGTAACTTTGGTATCAGAATAGTATATATTTGCGGAAAATATGCTTCGTTGTGCATCAGATAAgcctttatttaatttttatcaagtCCATTCCTGCATTAGCGAAACAATATGTTAATTTCTAGTTTTGATCAACTTCCTATTACATAGTTGGAAGTATAGATCTACCGTCAGATAGTTTAGTCTATTAAATCCTCTCGATATTCTTGCTGTCTATTTCTTTAGTACCATAATGTCCATAGTGAATTTGACATTGACTCCTTAACCGATAGTTCTTATGCCTAATTCCATTCTGTATTTGCTTGAAAATTTTACGAGTCCTTAATGTCTATGGTGAATTTACATTTACCCCATAACTTTTGGTAACAATTGTAGCTTAATTACATTTGACATGAAACAAACACGCACACAGTcgcaacacacacacacacgcatcACTGGATTCTGCAGCCATTTGCATTCTCTTTGTTTAAGGCACTGTAATAGGAGTGAGGCATTGGTGACGATGATGGTGGTGGCCCCTGATACTAATCAGATGACAAAGGAGGGGCGATGAGCTAGTACCATCACTTGACCACCATGGTTGTGTCAGTACAGGTAGAGGTTGATAACTGGGGGTGCTGTGCTCCGCTCCCTACCGAGTATAGCTTATACAACGCATATTCCAGTGAGGTTCTTACTTCTCTCAGTACATGTTCTTTTCCTGCTTGATGGGGCttcataaatttgaagaataTCAGTGAAGTACTCCTATAGGCATAACTCCGCCTGTGTGAGCTCGCTCACATTGCCGGACCCAAGCCCGGGAAAAGGAGGAGGGTTGCCGTAGGTTGGCAGCCAATGTAAAACTTGCCAATCCATGAGGAGTCCTCATAACAAAATAATCGTAAATGAAGACCTGAAGATTCATATAGCCGATTCCAACTTGTTTGGGATTGAGgcgtagttgttgttgtatgcacaATATTGGATGGAGAAGTTGTACAATTCAGGATCAGCTTAACTAAAGCCCCATTAGTCTTGTAGAATTTTCTGATTACTCAAGTTTAGTTTCGCTGTTATTTATTGTTCTCAAGTCTGCTGAAAATATTATGTCTGAGAATATGGGGCTTTGATCTGCCGGGAAAAATTCGCAAGGTGCTTTGAAGTTGAACTAAACTACGTGAATTGAAGGACGGATACTATGTTGTTGTCGTGGACCCTGCTAAAGCAGTAGAGATGGTAGATGAGAATATGATGCAAGTTGCTGCAATCTTTGGTTCAATCCTGACTAAGAAATTTGAGGTTGTGGAGCTCCTTAACGGATTGAAACACGATCCATGTTGATGTTGCCAGTGAAGGACTTATTGCTCCTTCCCTGTGGCTGAATCTTGAATGGGATTTTTGCTTGCTTCTAGCAAATGTCACTGGTCACATGTATGCTAAGTTGcgtggactcttcactttcagttccgcacccgtgtcggattcttcaaaaatacactatatATGGCGAATCCGACACGCATCCGTTAACATTTTTcacgagtccgagcaacatagcatGTATGGCCTTGTAGGCAGGGGCAGACATAGTTTTACTTCATCGGAAAACAATAGTTTGAATAAAGATCTTGAACCTGTGCTAGAATCCCGAATTGAAAACCGTTAAGTTTATATCCCGGATCTGCCTCTGTTAGCTGGTGTTGGTTGGATAATATATGACAGAACAAACAATATTTGTCAGAGGAGCTTTTCTTTAGTATCGTTTACCTCGGGTTGGATGACAGgacagcctctagcagaaatgaa
It includes:
- the LOC107870240 gene encoding uncharacterized protein LOC107870240 isoform X1, with the translated sequence MFSGLISYCYDQQSWETMSKSSKSIALRMKVHCKDCGVELKKQLKEVNGVDSVDIDHKLGKVVISGKVDPEKVLRKLEKRGREAELWPCEKLKVNDPPSGSNIVEVKLFDNPRLHNVEVKLTFQGQSTSNNTGITQSKVLPHGGGGRLCSASSSCCGCNHGNTRFGSCYANNRNNYCYHNVPATQPEMLPHGGGLCFASLSCCGGHGGNYTHSGSYCADNRNNYSCHCLRPLPMGYIPHPLMMQPPWSGDRTIPSAPPLPSDYFQPPASPPSYLSVRPSYYSVLSDENTNRCIIQ
- the LOC107870240 gene encoding uncharacterized protein LOC107870240 isoform X3 — translated: MSKSSKSIALRMKVHCKDCGVELKKQLKEVNGVDSVDIDHKLGKVVISGKVDPEKVLRKLEKRGREAELWPCEKLKVNDPPSGSNIVEVKLFDNPRLHNVEVKLTFQGQSTSNNTGITQSKVLPHGGGGRLCSASSSCCGCNHGNTRFGSCYANNRNNYCYHNVPATQPEMLPHGGGLCFASLSCCGGHGGNYTHSGSYCADNRNNYSCHCLRPLPMGYIPHPLMMQPPWSGDRTIPSAPPLPSDYFQPPASPPSYLSVRPSYYSVLSDENTNRCIIQ
- the LOC107870240 gene encoding uncharacterized protein LOC107870240 isoform X2, whose product is MFSGLISYCYDQQSWETMSKSSKSIALRMKVHCKDCGVELKKQLKEVNGVDSVDIDHKLGKVVISGKVDPEKVLRKLEKRGREAELWPCEKLKVNDPPSGSNIVEVKLFDNPRLHNVEVKLTFQGQSTSNNTGITQSKVLPHGGGGRLCSASSSCCGCNHGNTRFGSCYANNRNNYCYHNVPATQPEMLPHGGGLCFASLSCCGGHGGNYTHSGSYCADNRNNYSCHCLRPLPMGYIPHPLMMQPPWSGDRTIPSAPPLPSDYFQPPASPPSYLSVRPSYYSVLSDENTNRCIIQ